One window of Cupriavidus oxalaticus genomic DNA carries:
- the gabD gene encoding NADP-dependent succinate-semialdehyde dehydrogenase, producing MQLKDTGLLRTQAYIAGNWQDADSGATFTVTDPASGALIGTVPSMGAAETRRAIDAAQAAQTNWRRKTARERAAVLRAWYELMLANADDLALLMTTEQGKPLAEAKGEVIYAASFLEWFAEEAKRVSGDVLATPANDKRLVVVKEPVGVCAAITPWNFPLAMITRKAGPALAAGCAMVLKPAEDTPLSALALAVLAERAGLPAGLFSVITGDAIAIGAELTANPVVRKLSFTGSTEVGRILMRQSADTIKKLSLELGGNAPFIVFDDADLDAAVEGAIASKYRNAGQTCVCANRLYVHDKVYDEFAEKLVAAVAKLKVGHGVEPGVLQGPLINEDAVAKVESHIADALGKGARLLTGGKRHALGGTFFEPTVLADVTPAMRVAKEETFGPLAPLFRFSTDEEAIAMANDTEFGLASYFFSRDIGRVWRVAEALEYGMVGINTGLISNEVAPFGGVKQSGLGREGSKYGLDEYLETKYLCMGGVDR from the coding sequence ATGCAACTCAAGGACACCGGCCTGCTGCGCACGCAGGCCTATATCGCCGGCAACTGGCAGGACGCCGACAGCGGCGCGACCTTCACCGTCACCGATCCCGCCAGCGGCGCCCTGATCGGCACCGTGCCCAGCATGGGCGCGGCCGAAACCCGCCGCGCCATCGACGCCGCGCAGGCGGCACAGACCAACTGGCGCCGCAAGACCGCGCGCGAGCGTGCCGCGGTGCTGCGCGCCTGGTACGAGTTGATGCTGGCCAATGCCGACGATCTCGCGCTGCTGATGACCACCGAGCAAGGCAAGCCGCTGGCGGAAGCGAAGGGCGAAGTCATCTATGCCGCTTCCTTCCTCGAATGGTTCGCAGAGGAAGCCAAGCGCGTCAGCGGCGACGTGCTGGCCACGCCCGCCAACGACAAGCGGCTGGTCGTGGTCAAGGAGCCGGTTGGCGTGTGCGCGGCGATCACGCCGTGGAATTTCCCGCTCGCGATGATTACGCGCAAGGCCGGCCCGGCGCTGGCCGCGGGCTGCGCCATGGTGCTGAAGCCGGCCGAAGACACGCCGTTGTCGGCGCTGGCGCTGGCCGTGCTGGCCGAGCGCGCGGGGCTGCCGGCGGGCCTGTTCAGCGTAATCACGGGCGACGCCATCGCAATCGGCGCCGAGCTCACTGCCAACCCCGTGGTGCGCAAGCTCAGCTTTACCGGCTCGACCGAGGTGGGCCGCATCCTGATGCGGCAGTCCGCCGACACCATCAAGAAGCTCTCACTGGAACTCGGCGGCAACGCACCGTTCATCGTGTTCGACGACGCCGACCTCGATGCGGCGGTGGAGGGCGCCATTGCCTCCAAGTACCGCAACGCCGGCCAGACCTGCGTCTGCGCCAACCGGCTCTATGTGCACGACAAGGTCTATGACGAGTTCGCTGAGAAGTTGGTGGCTGCGGTGGCAAAGCTGAAGGTCGGTCACGGGGTTGAGCCGGGCGTGCTGCAAGGCCCGCTGATCAACGAGGACGCAGTGGCCAAGGTTGAGTCGCATATCGCCGACGCGCTCGGCAAGGGCGCGCGCCTGCTGACCGGCGGCAAGCGCCATGCGCTGGGCGGCACGTTCTTCGAACCGACGGTACTGGCCGACGTGACCCCCGCCATGCGCGTGGCCAAGGAGGAAACTTTTGGCCCGCTGGCGCCGCTGTTCCGCTTCTCCACCGACGAGGAAGCGATCGCGATGGCCAACGATACCGAATTCGGCCTGGCCTCCTATTTCTTCAGCCGCGATATCGGCCGCGTCTGGCGCGTGGCCGAGGCGCTGGAGTACGGCATGGTCGGCATCAACACCGGCCTGATCTCCAACGAGGTGGCGCCGTTCGGCGGCGTCAAGCAGTCGGGCCTGGGCCGCGAGGGCTCGAAGTACGGCCTCGACGAATACCTGGAGACTAAGTACCTGTGCATGGGCGGGGTGGACCGGTGA
- a CDS encoding ABC transporter ATP-binding protein, whose protein sequence is MKTSDQAPLLSIRDLSIALPAGGDRPYAVRDISYDLHAGEILCIVGESGSGKSMSANAIMGLLPAYLKPEQGRILFKGRDLLTQDEATLLGMRGKDMAMVFQEPLSALNPVMTVGDQIGEVMRVHNAYPGEARARRVLELLEFVGLPDPATLMHAYPFRLSGGQRQRVVIAMALALEPALLIADEPTTALDVTTQAQILDLIRRIQAEKGMGVMFVTHDFGVVAEIADRVAVMEKGVLVEMGSADQVLNRPQHAYTKRLIGAVPHGRAGERGRNESETVLEVRDLRKTYVTGGGLFTRKRVVHAVDGVSFTVRRGETLGIVGESGSGKSTIGKCLLRLMDIDGGALMFDGQDIARLSERQFRPLRRDVQMIFQDPFASLNPRHTVGRIITDGPVANGVPLAAAQARARELLQLVGLEASAFDRYPNQFSGGQRQRIGIARALALEPKLLVADESVSALDVSVQAQVLELLADLQKRLNIGLIFITHDLRVAAQICHHVIVMHKGRVVESGPPGQIFDAPQHAYTQRLIGAIPGKAWDPTLIRAAA, encoded by the coding sequence ATGAAGACCAGCGACCAAGCGCCCCTGCTGTCGATCCGCGATCTTTCGATCGCGCTGCCCGCGGGCGGCGACCGGCCCTACGCGGTGCGCGATATTTCCTATGACCTGCATGCCGGCGAGATCCTCTGCATCGTCGGCGAATCGGGCTCGGGCAAGTCGATGAGCGCCAACGCCATCATGGGCCTGCTACCTGCTTACCTGAAGCCGGAGCAGGGCCGGATCCTGTTCAAGGGCCGCGACCTGCTGACTCAGGACGAAGCCACGCTGCTCGGCATGCGTGGCAAGGACATGGCCATGGTGTTCCAGGAGCCGCTGTCTGCGCTGAACCCCGTGATGACCGTGGGCGACCAGATCGGCGAGGTCATGCGCGTGCACAACGCCTACCCGGGCGAGGCGCGTGCGCGCCGCGTGCTCGAACTGCTGGAGTTCGTCGGCCTGCCCGATCCGGCCACGCTGATGCATGCCTATCCGTTCCGCCTGTCTGGCGGCCAGCGCCAGCGTGTGGTGATTGCGATGGCGCTGGCGCTCGAACCGGCGCTGCTGATCGCCGACGAGCCGACCACCGCGCTCGATGTCACCACGCAGGCGCAGATCCTGGACCTGATCCGCCGCATCCAGGCCGAGAAGGGCATGGGCGTGATGTTCGTCACCCATGACTTCGGCGTAGTGGCCGAGATCGCGGATCGCGTGGCGGTGATGGAGAAGGGCGTGCTGGTGGAGATGGGCAGCGCCGACCAGGTGTTGAACCGCCCGCAACATGCCTATACCAAGCGCCTGATCGGCGCGGTGCCGCATGGCCGTGCCGGAGAGCGCGGGCGCAACGAGAGCGAGACCGTGCTGGAAGTGCGGGACCTGCGCAAGACCTACGTGACCGGCGGTGGTCTCTTCACCAGGAAGCGCGTGGTGCATGCGGTGGATGGCGTCAGCTTCACGGTACGCCGCGGCGAGACGCTGGGAATCGTCGGCGAGTCGGGCTCGGGCAAGTCGACCATCGGCAAATGCCTGCTGCGCCTGATGGATATCGATGGCGGCGCGCTGATGTTCGATGGGCAGGACATCGCCCGCCTTTCCGAGCGCCAGTTCCGTCCGCTGCGCCGCGACGTGCAGATGATTTTCCAGGATCCGTTTGCCTCGCTCAATCCGCGTCATACCGTCGGTCGCATCATCACCGATGGTCCGGTCGCCAACGGCGTGCCGCTGGCCGCCGCGCAGGCGCGCGCGCGCGAACTGCTGCAGTTGGTGGGGCTGGAGGCCTCCGCGTTCGACCGCTATCCCAACCAGTTCTCCGGCGGCCAGCGCCAGCGCATCGGCATCGCGCGGGCACTGGCGCTGGAACCCAAGCTGCTGGTGGCCGACGAATCGGTCTCCGCGCTCGATGTCTCGGTGCAGGCGCAGGTGCTGGAGCTGCTGGCCGACCTGCAGAAGCGCCTGAACATCGGCCTGATCTTCATTACCCATGACCTGCGCGTGGCCGCGCAGATCTGCCACCACGTGATCGTGATGCACAAGGGCCGCGTGGTCGAGTCCGGCCCGCCGGGGCAGATCTTCGACGCCCCGCAGCACGCCTATACCCAGCGCCTGATCGGCGCGATTCCCGGCAAGGCATGGGACCCGACACTGATCCGCGCCGCCGCCTGA
- a CDS encoding ABC transporter substrate-binding protein: protein MNRFTMRLTKSVLSMAFAAAGLSLLPLALPAGHAIAQTKGGTLSGIVQPEPPILVSAMNSQAPTQYVAGKIYQGLLTYSPDLKPQPELAKSWTISPDGLTYTFELQKGVKWHDGKPFTSADVVFSIDKMLRDVHVRTRAVINKYMASIRAVNDSTVEIKLKEPFPPFISMFETGTMPMMPRHIYEGTDYRNNPANQKPVGTGPFMFKEWKKGAYIKLAKNPNYWKAGKPYLDELVFYVIPDSASRAVAFEKGDVQVLRGGDIDNVDVKRLRALPNVEYTTKGWEMFSPMASMLLNERKPPFDNVKVRQAVMHVLNRKMIVNNIFFGMGKPAVSPFSSTTLFFDKNMPEYDFNLKKARELVKASGVDVGKYPVKILSTSYGANWDRLDEYVKQMLEQLGFKVSIESADAGTWSARVSNWEFDLTTTYTYQYGDPALGVERLYVTRNIVKGTPFANVQGYSNPKADELWARAGSTMDIAERQKLYSELQKILVTDVANANLFEVEFPTLYRKHVKNLVTTAIGLNESFDNVSIEKN from the coding sequence ATGAACCGATTCACGATGCGACTGACCAAGAGCGTGCTGTCGATGGCCTTTGCCGCCGCCGGCCTCTCGCTGCTGCCGCTGGCATTGCCTGCGGGCCATGCCATCGCCCAGACCAAGGGCGGCACGCTGTCCGGTATCGTCCAGCCCGAGCCGCCGATCCTGGTGAGCGCGATGAACTCGCAGGCGCCGACCCAGTACGTCGCCGGCAAGATCTACCAGGGCCTGCTGACCTACAGCCCCGACCTGAAGCCGCAGCCGGAACTGGCGAAGTCGTGGACCATCTCGCCGGACGGCCTGACCTACACCTTCGAGCTGCAGAAGGGCGTGAAGTGGCATGACGGCAAGCCCTTCACCTCGGCCGACGTGGTGTTCTCGATCGACAAGATGCTGCGCGACGTGCACGTGCGCACGCGCGCGGTCATCAACAAGTACATGGCCTCGATCCGCGCGGTGAACGACAGCACCGTCGAGATCAAGCTCAAGGAGCCGTTCCCGCCGTTTATCTCGATGTTCGAGACCGGCACCATGCCGATGATGCCCAGGCACATCTACGAAGGCACCGACTACCGCAACAACCCGGCCAACCAGAAGCCGGTCGGCACCGGCCCCTTCATGTTCAAGGAGTGGAAGAAAGGCGCCTATATCAAGTTGGCGAAGAACCCCAACTACTGGAAGGCGGGCAAGCCTTACCTGGATGAGCTGGTGTTCTACGTGATCCCGGATTCCGCCTCGCGCGCCGTGGCCTTCGAGAAGGGCGACGTGCAGGTGCTGCGCGGCGGCGATATCGACAACGTCGACGTCAAGCGCCTGCGCGCACTGCCCAACGTGGAGTACACCACCAAGGGCTGGGAAATGTTCTCGCCGATGGCCAGCATGCTGCTCAACGAGCGCAAGCCGCCGTTCGACAACGTGAAGGTGCGCCAGGCGGTGATGCACGTGCTCAACCGCAAGATGATCGTCAACAACATCTTCTTCGGCATGGGCAAGCCGGCGGTCAGCCCGTTCTCGTCGACCACGCTGTTCTTCGACAAGAACATGCCCGAGTACGACTTCAACCTGAAGAAGGCGCGCGAGCTGGTCAAGGCATCGGGCGTGGACGTGGGCAAGTACCCGGTCAAGATCCTGTCGACCTCGTATGGCGCCAACTGGGACCGCCTGGACGAGTACGTCAAGCAGATGCTCGAGCAGCTCGGCTTCAAGGTCAGCATCGAGTCGGCCGATGCCGGCACCTGGTCGGCGCGCGTCAGCAACTGGGAGTTCGACCTGACCACCACCTACACCTACCAGTACGGCGACCCCGCGCTGGGCGTGGAGCGGCTCTACGTGACGCGCAATATTGTCAAGGGCACGCCGTTCGCCAACGTGCAGGGCTACAGCAATCCGAAGGCTGACGAATTGTGGGCCAGGGCCGGCTCGACCATGGACATCGCGGAGCGCCAGAAGCTGTACAGCGAGCTGCAGAAGATCCTGGTGACCGACGTGGCCAACGCCAACCTGTTCGAGGTGGAGTTCCCCACGCTGTACCGCAAGCACGTCAAGAACCTCGTGACCACCGCCATCGGCCTGAACGAGTCCTTCGACAACGTCTCGATCGAGAAAAACTGA
- a CDS encoding ABC transporter permease, protein MNFLSFLGARLGKAVVVVLGVVVINFFLIRMAPGDPATVMAGEAGAGDAAFVNQLREQFGLDKPVLTQLGIYLKGVAQLDLGYSYRNHLPVLDLILDRLPATFLLMSGAFLFSIVLGVLLGVIAARTRYENRRRWIDSAVMSGALLLYATPLFWLSLMAIILFSVVLGWLPAFGMETIGAGYTGLARVKDVALHMILPTVSLGCFFMAVYVRLTRASMLEVMGMDYVKTARAKGVPAGRVIRVHVLRNALLPVITFAGIQLGQMAGGAVLTETVFSWPGIGRLMFDALLQRDYQLLLGIFFVTSAMVVFFNLVTDVIYRFIDPRIAAGGKGATA, encoded by the coding sequence GTGAACTTTCTATCCTTTCTTGGCGCCCGTCTCGGAAAGGCCGTCGTGGTCGTCCTTGGCGTGGTCGTCATCAACTTCTTCCTGATCCGGATGGCGCCGGGCGACCCGGCCACCGTGATGGCGGGCGAAGCCGGCGCCGGCGACGCCGCCTTCGTCAACCAGCTGCGCGAGCAGTTCGGGCTGGACAAGCCCGTGCTGACCCAGCTCGGCATCTATCTGAAGGGCGTGGCGCAGCTCGACCTGGGCTACTCCTACCGCAACCACCTGCCGGTGCTGGACCTGATCCTCGACCGACTGCCCGCGACCTTCCTGCTGATGAGCGGGGCGTTTCTCTTTTCCATCGTGCTGGGCGTGCTGCTCGGCGTGATCGCGGCGCGCACCCGCTACGAAAACCGCCGCCGCTGGATCGACAGCGCGGTGATGTCAGGCGCGCTGCTGCTGTACGCGACGCCGCTGTTCTGGCTGTCGCTGATGGCCATCATCCTGTTCTCGGTGGTGCTGGGCTGGCTGCCGGCTTTCGGCATGGAGACCATCGGCGCCGGCTACACCGGCCTGGCCCGCGTCAAGGACGTGGCGCTGCACATGATCCTGCCGACGGTGTCGCTGGGCTGCTTTTTCATGGCCGTGTACGTGCGCCTGACGCGCGCTTCCATGCTGGAGGTGATGGGCATGGACTATGTGAAGACCGCGCGCGCCAAGGGCGTCCCGGCCGGCCGCGTGATCCGCGTGCATGTGCTGCGCAACGCGCTGCTGCCGGTGATCACGTTTGCAGGCATCCAGCTGGGCCAGATGGCCGGCGGCGCGGTGCTGACCGAAACCGTGTTCTCGTGGCCGGGCATCGGCCGGCTGATGTTCGATGCGCTGCTGCAGCGCGACTACCAGCTGCTGCTCGGCATTTTCTTCGTGACCTCGGCGATGGTGGTGTTCTTCAACCTGGTGACCGACGTGATCTACCGCTTTATCGACCCGCGCATCGCCGCGGGCGGCAAGGGAGCCACCGCATGA
- a CDS encoding ArgE/DapE family deacylase, translated as MSGPDSLTVSPASVPAAVPTTAELSQAVRELLPYMVETLSGFVAAKSPSGEEQPAADFIEGALAELGLASERIALRTEDICHLPMYSPACCPDGGRYNLLATHRPSRRGGRSVLFNGHLDVVPTGPESMWSQSPFAPVVKDGWLYGRGAGDMKGGIVCALAAFKALARLGLQPAGAVGFNAVLEEENTGNGALATVAALRSAVGAGKLASFDTVIIPEPLGESLMSAQVGVFWMFIELTGKPAHAAYMTSGVNPVEAGIAVMEDLRQLEAEWNRPEHRPAAYRDHAHPINFNLGQIQGGEWNSSVPCTCTLGVRIGFFPNMNIDEAKATVAARIRATVERLASNLELRIRYEGFHAPGCEFDLDVPSMQALGEAHRKVNGTPIRREATTATTDARHFRIGLETPVTCYGPEARNIHGIDESVSLDSMVRVTTTLAQFLVDWCGVEPAGDAA; from the coding sequence ATGTCAGGTCCCGATTCCCTCACGGTCAGTCCGGCCTCCGTACCGGCCGCGGTACCCACCACCGCTGAACTCTCGCAGGCCGTGCGCGAACTCCTGCCCTATATGGTCGAGACGCTGTCCGGCTTTGTGGCGGCCAAAAGCCCGTCTGGCGAAGAGCAGCCCGCGGCGGACTTCATCGAAGGCGCGCTGGCCGAACTGGGCCTGGCTTCCGAGCGCATTGCGCTGCGCACCGAGGACATCTGCCACCTGCCGATGTATTCGCCCGCTTGCTGCCCGGATGGCGGCCGCTACAACCTGCTGGCGACGCACCGGCCCAGCCGCAGGGGTGGGCGCTCGGTGCTGTTCAACGGCCATCTCGACGTGGTGCCGACCGGTCCGGAATCGATGTGGAGCCAGTCGCCGTTCGCGCCGGTGGTGAAGGACGGCTGGCTCTACGGCCGCGGCGCCGGCGACATGAAGGGCGGCATCGTGTGCGCGCTGGCCGCGTTCAAGGCGCTTGCCAGGCTGGGCCTGCAGCCGGCCGGCGCGGTCGGCTTCAATGCCGTGCTGGAAGAAGAGAACACCGGCAACGGCGCGCTGGCCACGGTGGCGGCGCTGCGCAGCGCGGTCGGTGCCGGCAAGCTGGCGTCCTTCGACACCGTGATCATTCCCGAGCCGCTGGGCGAAAGCCTGATGAGCGCGCAGGTCGGCGTGTTCTGGATGTTCATCGAGCTGACCGGCAAGCCGGCGCACGCGGCCTATATGACCAGCGGCGTGAACCCGGTAGAGGCCGGCATCGCGGTGATGGAAGACCTGCGCCAGCTGGAGGCGGAGTGGAACCGCCCGGAACACCGGCCGGCCGCATATCGCGACCACGCCCACCCGATCAACTTCAATCTCGGCCAGATCCAGGGCGGCGAGTGGAACTCTTCGGTGCCGTGCACCTGCACGCTGGGCGTGCGCATCGGCTTCTTCCCGAATATGAATATCGACGAGGCCAAGGCCACGGTGGCAGCGCGCATCCGCGCCACGGTGGAACGCCTGGCCAGCAATCTCGAGCTGCGCATCCGCTATGAAGGCTTCCACGCCCCCGGCTGCGAATTCGATCTTGACGTGCCCAGCATGCAGGCGCTGGGCGAAGCGCACCGCAAGGTCAACGGCACGCCGATCCGCCGCGAGGCGACCACGGCGACCACCGATGCCCGGCATTTCCGCATCGGCCTGGAAACGCCGGTGACCTGCTACGGGCCCGAGGCCCGCAATATCCACGGCATCGACGAATCGGTGTCGCTGGACAGCATGGTGCGAGTGACCACGACGCTGGCCCAGTTCCTGGTGGACTGGTGCGGCGTGGAACCGGCCGGCGACGCGGCCTGA
- the gabT gene encoding 4-aminobutyrate--2-oxoglutarate transaminase has translation MKNAELVRRKDAATPRGVGVMCNFYAERALNSEIWDVEGKRYIDFAAGIAVLNTGHRHPRLVEAVEQQLGRFTHTAYQIVPYASYIELAEKINRRAPGRSAKKTAFFTTGAEAVENAIKIARAATGRPGVIAFSGGFHGRTMMGMALTGKVAPYKIGFGPFPGEVYHAPYPCALHGVTTDDSLKALQHLFKADIDPKRVAAIIFEPVQGEGGFNVAPTDFVQALRAVCDEHGILLIADEVQTGFGRTGKLFAMEHYDVAPDLTTMAKSLAGGMPLSAVCGRAEVMDAPAPGGLGGTYAGNPLAVASALAVLDVLEGEKLIERGAELGQRLMTRLESLRPRVPQIAEVRGVGAMVAVEFRQADGSPDPDFTRTVQNRALEKGLLLLSCGVYGNVIRFLFPLTIQDAVMNEGLDILAEALTR, from the coding sequence ATGAAGAACGCCGAACTGGTTCGCCGCAAGGACGCCGCCACCCCGCGCGGCGTGGGCGTGATGTGCAACTTCTACGCCGAGCGCGCGCTGAATTCGGAGATCTGGGATGTCGAGGGCAAGCGCTATATCGACTTCGCCGCAGGTATCGCCGTGCTCAACACGGGCCACCGCCATCCGCGCCTGGTCGAAGCCGTCGAGCAGCAGCTGGGGCGCTTCACTCATACAGCCTACCAGATCGTGCCCTACGCCAGCTATATCGAGCTGGCCGAGAAGATCAATCGCCGTGCGCCGGGCCGCTCGGCCAAGAAGACCGCCTTCTTCACCACCGGCGCCGAGGCGGTGGAGAACGCCATCAAGATCGCCCGCGCCGCCACCGGCCGGCCCGGCGTGATCGCGTTCTCCGGCGGCTTCCACGGCCGCACCATGATGGGCATGGCGCTGACCGGCAAGGTCGCGCCGTACAAGATCGGCTTCGGGCCGTTCCCGGGCGAGGTCTACCACGCGCCGTATCCGTGCGCGCTGCACGGCGTCACCACCGACGACTCGCTCAAGGCGCTGCAGCACCTGTTCAAGGCGGACATCGATCCCAAGCGCGTGGCGGCCATCATCTTCGAACCCGTGCAGGGCGAGGGCGGCTTCAACGTCGCGCCGACCGACTTCGTGCAGGCGCTGCGCGCGGTCTGCGACGAGCACGGCATCCTGCTGATCGCCGATGAAGTGCAGACCGGCTTCGGCCGCACCGGCAAGCTGTTCGCGATGGAACACTACGACGTGGCGCCGGACCTGACCACGATGGCCAAGAGCCTGGCCGGCGGCATGCCGCTGTCGGCGGTGTGCGGCCGCGCCGAAGTGATGGACGCGCCGGCGCCCGGCGGGCTGGGCGGCACGTATGCCGGGAACCCGCTTGCGGTGGCTTCTGCGCTGGCTGTACTGGACGTGCTCGAAGGCGAGAAGCTGATCGAACGCGGTGCCGAGCTGGGCCAGCGTTTGATGACGCGCCTGGAAAGCCTGCGCCCGCGCGTGCCGCAGATCGCCGAAGTGCGCGGCGTCGGCGCAATGGTGGCGGTGGAATTCCGCCAGGCCGACGGCAGCCCCGATCCCGACTTTACGCGCACGGTGCAGAACCGCGCGCTGGAAAAGGGCCTGCTGCTGCTGTCGTGCGGTGTGTACGGCAACGTGATCCGCTTCCTGTTCCCGCTGACGATCCAGGACGCAGTGATGAACGAAGGCCTGGACATCCTGGCCGAGGCACTGACGCGCTGA
- a CDS encoding PLP-dependent aminotransferase family protein, whose amino-acid sequence MKETILSELLLQRLERPAGTQAERNGTHMNRQLYELIRQEILAGSISAGSKLPASRLLATEIGVSRNTVLYAYEQLLAEGYVTASTGRGTFVSQTFPDHSALHKAGAGIGTTTVPAVQQNSNRFDLSRRGMHLVSNAGASDRQWGAFMAGVPDVSLFPHATWARLLNKHWRNPRPELLTYAHHGGYMPLRRVLAEHLRLARAVRCEPEQIILTTGIHQAIDLIARLLADPGDKAWMEDPGYWGTRSLLTNAGVDVIPVPVDDEGIAPDAATLQDPPRFIFATPSHQYPLGTVMSLTRRRMLLEYARQRGAWIVEDDYDSEFRFEGRPLASLQGLDEHDRVIYMGTFSKTLFPGLRMGFMVLPKPLAPHFATGLSELFREGQLMQQAVLADFIEEGHYATHLRRMRQRYAQRQGLLREAIAKRFGQDWPTSTHEAGLHLVMHLPPGADDLGISMAARTQGLSARPLSRYYSDEQRARQGLLLGYACVPEDDIGPAFHKLAEVIEPALEHLARTRQPPREFSARINNEAWSGA is encoded by the coding sequence TTGAAGGAAACGATTCTGTCCGAGTTGTTGCTGCAGCGGCTGGAACGTCCGGCGGGGACGCAGGCGGAGCGCAACGGGACGCATATGAACCGCCAGCTGTATGAGCTGATTCGTCAGGAAATCCTTGCTGGCTCTATCTCCGCGGGCAGCAAGCTGCCCGCGTCGCGGCTGCTGGCGACGGAGATAGGTGTTTCCCGCAATACCGTTTTGTACGCGTATGAGCAGTTGCTGGCGGAAGGCTATGTCACCGCATCGACCGGACGTGGCACCTTTGTCTCGCAGACTTTTCCCGACCATAGTGCATTGCACAAGGCCGGTGCCGGGATTGGCACCACGACTGTGCCTGCAGTGCAGCAAAACTCGAACCGCTTCGATCTGTCGCGGCGCGGGATGCATCTCGTGTCCAATGCCGGTGCGTCGGACCGGCAATGGGGCGCATTCATGGCGGGCGTGCCCGATGTTTCGCTATTTCCGCATGCGACCTGGGCCCGGCTGCTGAACAAGCACTGGCGCAATCCGCGTCCGGAATTGCTGACTTACGCCCACCACGGCGGCTATATGCCGCTGCGGCGCGTGCTGGCCGAGCACCTGCGGCTGGCGCGCGCGGTGCGCTGCGAGCCCGAGCAGATCATCCTGACCACCGGCATCCACCAGGCCATCGACCTGATCGCGCGCCTGCTGGCGGATCCGGGCGACAAGGCGTGGATGGAGGACCCGGGCTACTGGGGCACGCGCAGCCTGCTGACCAACGCGGGCGTCGACGTGATTCCCGTGCCGGTGGATGACGAGGGCATCGCGCCCGACGCCGCCACGCTGCAGGATCCGCCGCGCTTTATCTTTGCGACGCCCTCGCACCAGTACCCGCTCGGCACCGTGATGAGCCTGACCCGGCGGCGCATGCTGCTGGAATACGCGCGGCAGCGCGGCGCGTGGATCGTCGAAGACGACTATGACAGCGAGTTCCGCTTCGAGGGGCGGCCGCTGGCTTCGCTGCAGGGCCTGGACGAACACGACCGGGTGATCTACATGGGCACCTTCTCCAAGACACTCTTTCCCGGGCTGCGCATGGGCTTCATGGTGCTGCCCAAGCCGCTGGCGCCGCACTTCGCCACCGGCCTGTCGGAACTGTTCCGCGAGGGGCAGCTGATGCAGCAGGCGGTGCTCGCCGACTTTATCGAGGAAGGCCATTACGCCACGCACCTGCGCCGCATGCGCCAGCGCTATGCGCAGCGCCAGGGCCTGCTGCGCGAGGCCATCGCCAAGCGCTTCGGCCAGGACTGGCCTACTTCCACGCACGAGGCCGGGCTGCACCTGGTGATGCACCTGCCGCCGGGCGCCGACGATCTCGGCATCAGCATGGCGGCGCGCACGCAGGGCCTGTCGGCACGTCCGCTGTCGCGCTACTACAGCGACGAGCAGCGGGCACGGCAGGGGCTGCTGCTGGGCTACGCCTGCGTGCCGGAGGACGACATCGGCCCCGCCTTCCACAAGCTTGCCGAAGTCATCGAGCCTGCCCTGGAGCACCTGGCCCGCACGCGCCAGCCGCCGCGCGAGTTCAGCGCGCGCATCAACAACGAAGCATGGAGCGGTGCATAA
- a CDS encoding ABC transporter permease — translation MKAFLQRYCRNYGAVIGLLVLLSVLALALLAPVFYEESPWLMVAEPLVQPFTDPALPFGTDMLGRDITAGMLYGARVSLLVGVISTAVALAVGIAVGAVAGYCGGRVDDALMRITEFFQTIPQLAMAVVIVAIFNPSIYSIVAAISVVSWPPVARLVRGEFLSLKQREFVQAAVVIGQKPVRIIATQILPNAMSPIIVSASFMVATAILTESALAFLGLGDRNMMSWGFMIGAARTMIREAWWMSVWPGVAILLTVLSINLIGEGLNDAMNPQLRRRGE, via the coding sequence ATGAAAGCCTTCCTGCAACGTTATTGCCGCAACTATGGCGCGGTGATCGGCCTGCTGGTGCTGCTGTCAGTGCTGGCGCTGGCACTGCTCGCGCCCGTGTTCTACGAAGAGTCGCCGTGGCTGATGGTGGCCGAGCCGCTGGTGCAGCCGTTCACCGACCCGGCGCTGCCGTTCGGCACCGACATGCTGGGCCGCGACATCACCGCCGGCATGCTGTACGGCGCGCGGGTCTCGCTGCTGGTCGGCGTGATCTCCACCGCGGTGGCGCTCGCCGTCGGCATCGCCGTGGGCGCGGTCGCGGGCTATTGCGGCGGCCGTGTCGACGATGCGCTGATGCGCATCACCGAGTTCTTCCAGACCATTCCGCAGCTGGCGATGGCTGTCGTGATCGTCGCCATCTTCAATCCGTCGATCTATTCCATCGTTGCCGCCATCTCGGTGGTGTCGTGGCCGCCGGTGGCGCGCCTGGTGCGCGGCGAGTTCCTGTCGCTCAAGCAGCGCGAGTTCGTGCAGGCCGCGGTGGTGATCGGGCAGAAGCCGGTGCGCATCATCGCCACGCAGATCCTGCCCAATGCCATGTCGCCGATCATCGTGTCGGCCTCGTTCATGGTTGCCACCGCGATCCTGACCGAATCGGCGCTGGCCTTCCTGGGGCTGGGCGACCGCAACATGATGAGCTGGGGCTTCATGATCGGCGCGGCCCGAACCATGATCCGCGAAGCGTGGTGGATGAGCGTATGGCCCGGCGTGGCGATCCTGCTGACGGTGCTGTCGATCAACCTGATCGGCGAGGGCCTGAACGACGCCATGAACCCGCAGCTGCGCCGCCGCGGCGAATGA